In Phacochoerus africanus isolate WHEZ1 chromosome 1, ROS_Pafr_v1, whole genome shotgun sequence, the following are encoded in one genomic region:
- the DAB2 gene encoding disabled homolog 2 isoform X3 has translation MSNEVETSATNGQPDQQAAPKAPSKKEKKKGSEKTDEYLLARFKGDGVKYKAKLIGIDDVPDARGDKMSQDSMMKLKGMAAAGRSQGQHKQRIWVNISLSGIKIIDEKTGVIEHEHPVNKISFIARDVTDNRAFGYVCGGEGQHQFFAIKTGQQAEPLVVDLKDLFQVIYNVKKKEEEKKKMEEANKAVENGSEALMNLDDQPCKLKLGVDQMDLFGDMSTPPDLSSPTSPAKDLLASDIFAPPVSEPPGQTSTGQPATLQTNPLDLFKTSVSAPLGPLVGLGGVPVIPAQAGPWNPASLVFSQSTSMVTGAMMAGQPSGFSQPIVYTTSPTVPGWNQPSSFAASTSPPAPVVWGPPASVAPNTWSATSPLGNPFQSNVFPAPAVSAQPSPMLSSLLASPPQPPPRTGPPKDISSDAFVALDPLGDKEVKEVKEMFKDLQLRQPPTVPARKGEQNSSGTSSAFSSYFNNKVGIPQENADHDDFDANQLLRKINELPKPAPRQGALPVTKSADTAFENPFSKDPFRSSQASMASPQPTSSDVYRDPFGNPFA, from the exons ATGTCTAACGAAGTAGAAACGAGTGCAACGAATGGTCAGCCTGACCAACAGGCTGCACCAAAGGCACcatcaaagaaggaaaagaagaaag gcTCAGAAAAGACGGATGAATATCTTTTGGCCAGATTCAAAGGTGATGGTGTGAAATACAAGGCCAAGCTCATCGGCATTGATGATGTGCCAGATGCAAGAGGGGATAAAATGAGCCAAGATTCTATGATGAAACTAAAG GGAATGGCAGCCGCTGGTCGGTCTCAGGGACAACATAAACAGAGGATCTGGGTCAacatttctctttctggaataaaaataattgatgagaaaactggg GTAATAGAGCATGAACACCCAGTAAATAAGATTTCTTTCATTGCCCGTGATGTGACAGACAACCGGGCATTTGGTTATGTGTGTGGAGGAGAAGGCCAGCACCAGTTTTTTGCCATAAAAACAGGGCAACAG gcAGAGCCATTAGTCGTTGACCTTAAAGACCTTTTCCAAGTTATCTATaatgtaaagaaaaaggaagaagaaaagaaaaag ATGGAAGAAGCCAACAAAGCAGTAGAG AATGGGAGTGAGGCCCTAATGAATCTTGATGACCAACCTTGCAAACTGAAACTG GGTGTTGACCAGATGGATTTGTTTGGGGACATGTCTACACCTCCCGACCTAAGTAGTCCAACA TCTCCAGCAAAAGACTTACTTGCATCAGACATCTTTGCTCCTCCTGTCTCAGAACCTCCAGGCCAGACATCTACAGGACAACCTGCAACCCTACAGACCAACCCTCTGGATCTCTTCAAAACAAGTGTTTCTGCCCCATTGGGGCCCCTTGTGGGTCTAG GTGGTGTGCCAGTTATCCCTGCTCAGGCAGGACCATGGAACCCAGCATCTTTAGTCTTCAGTCAGTCCACTTCAATGGTCACGGGTGCTATGATGGCTGGTCAGCCTTCAGGATTCAGTCAGCCCATTGTCTATACCACAAGCCCAACGGTTCCAGGTTGGAACCAACCTTCATCCTTTGCAGCCTCAACGTCCCCTCCAGCTCCTGTAGTGTGGGGCCCACCGGCATCTGTAGCACCTAATACTTGGTCAGCAACCAGCCCTCTGGGAAATCCTTTTCAGAGCAATGTTTTTCCAGCTCCTGCTGTGTCAGCCCAGCCCTCTCCCATGCTGTCCTCTCTCCTGGCCTCTCCACCCCAACCACCTCCCAGAACTGGCCCTCCAAAGGACATCTCCAGCGATGCCTTCGTTGCCTTGGACCCACTTGGGGACAAAGAAgtcaaagaagtgaaagaaatgtTTAAGGACCTCCAGCTGCGGCAGCCACCTACGGTGCCAGCCAGGAAGGGAGAACAGAATTCCTCTGGGACTTCAAGTGCCTTCTCCAGTTATTTCAACAACAAAGTTGGCATTCCTCAGGAGAATGCAGACCATGATGACTTTGACGCTAATCAGCTGTTGAGAAAGATCAATG AACTGCCAAAGCCAGCTCCCAGACAAGGTGCCCTGCCAGTTACCAAATCCGCTGACACTGCATTTGAGAACCCCTTCTCTAAAGATCCTTTCCGTTCATCACAAGCCTCT ATGGCTTCTCCTCAACCGACATCTTCCGATGTATATAGGGACCCGTTTGGAAATCCTTTTGCCTAA
- the DAB2 gene encoding disabled homolog 2 isoform X2 has protein sequence MSNEVETSATNGQPDQQAAPKAPSKKEKKKGSEKTDEYLLARFKGDGVKYKAKLIGIDDVPDARGDKMSQDSMMKLKGMAAAGRSQGQHKQRIWVNISLSGIKIIDEKTGVIEHEHPVNKISFIARDVTDNRAFGYVCGGEGQHQFFAIKTGQQAEPLVVDLKDLFQVIYNVKKKEEEKKKMEEANKAVENGSEALMNLDDQPCKLKLESKDILLVDLNSEIDTNQNSLRENLFLTNGITSCSLPRPKPQASFLPENAFSANLNFFPTPNPDPFRDDPFAQPDQSTPSSSDSLKSSDQKKENLSSSATPLSNGPLNGDVDYFGQQFDQISNRTGKQEAQAGPWPLSSPQTQPAVRTHNGVSEREQNGLHTKSSPNPFVGSPPQGLPVPNGVKQDLESSVQSSPHDSIAIIPPPQSTKPGRGRRTAKSPAKDLLASDIFAPPVSEPPGQTSTGQPATLQTNPLDLFKTSVSAPLGPLVGLGGVPVIPAQAGPWNPASLVFSQSTSMVTGAMMAGQPSGFSQPIVYTTSPTVPGWNQPSSFAASTSPPAPVVWGPPASVAPNTWSATSPLGNPFQSNVFPAPAVSAQPSPMLSSLLASPPQPPPRTGPPKDISSDAFVALDPLGDKEVKEVKEMFKDLQLRQPPTVPARKGEQNSSGTSSAFSSYFNNKVGIPQENADHDDFDANQLLRKINELPKPAPRQGALPVTKSADTAFENPFSKDPFRSSQASMASPQPTSSDVYRDPFGNPFA, from the exons ATGTCTAACGAAGTAGAAACGAGTGCAACGAATGGTCAGCCTGACCAACAGGCTGCACCAAAGGCACcatcaaagaaggaaaagaagaaag gcTCAGAAAAGACGGATGAATATCTTTTGGCCAGATTCAAAGGTGATGGTGTGAAATACAAGGCCAAGCTCATCGGCATTGATGATGTGCCAGATGCAAGAGGGGATAAAATGAGCCAAGATTCTATGATGAAACTAAAG GGAATGGCAGCCGCTGGTCGGTCTCAGGGACAACATAAACAGAGGATCTGGGTCAacatttctctttctggaataaaaataattgatgagaaaactggg GTAATAGAGCATGAACACCCAGTAAATAAGATTTCTTTCATTGCCCGTGATGTGACAGACAACCGGGCATTTGGTTATGTGTGTGGAGGAGAAGGCCAGCACCAGTTTTTTGCCATAAAAACAGGGCAACAG gcAGAGCCATTAGTCGTTGACCTTAAAGACCTTTTCCAAGTTATCTATaatgtaaagaaaaaggaagaagaaaagaaaaag ATGGAAGAAGCCAACAAAGCAGTAGAG AATGGGAGTGAGGCCCTAATGAATCTTGATGACCAACCTTGCAAACTGAAACTG GAAAGCAAAGATATCCTGTTAGTGGATCTAAACTCTGAAATCGACACCAATCAGAATTCTTTACGAGAAAATCTATTCTTAACAAATGGCATCACCTCCTGCTCTCTTCCTCGACCAAAGCCTCAGGCGTCTTTCTTGCCTGAAAATGCCTTTTCTGCCAATCTCAACTTCTTTCCCACCCCTAATCCTGATCCTTTCCGTGACGATCCTTTTGCACAGCCAGACCAATCGACACCCTCTTCGTCCGATTCTCTCAAATCTTCAGATCAGAAGAAAGAGAATTTGAGTAGCTCGGCCACCCCTCTGAGTAATGGGCCCCTGAACGGGGATGTTGATTACTTTGGGCAGCAATTTGACCAGATCTCTAACCGGACTGGCAAACAGGAAGCGCAGGCAGGCCCGTGGCCCTTATCAAGTCCGCAAACACAGCCAGCAGTGAGAACTCACAATGGGGTGTCTGAAAGAGAACAGAACGGCCTCCATACCAAATCCTCCCCGAACCCTTTTGTGGGAAGCCCTCCCCAAGGACTGCCCGTCCCGAATGGCGTAAAGCAGGACTTGGAAAGCTCTGTCCAGTCCTCACCACATGACTCCATAGCCATTATCCCACCTCCACAAAGTACCAAaccaggaagaggcagaaggaCTGCTAAG TCTCCAGCAAAAGACTTACTTGCATCAGACATCTTTGCTCCTCCTGTCTCAGAACCTCCAGGCCAGACATCTACAGGACAACCTGCAACCCTACAGACCAACCCTCTGGATCTCTTCAAAACAAGTGTTTCTGCCCCATTGGGGCCCCTTGTGGGTCTAG GTGGTGTGCCAGTTATCCCTGCTCAGGCAGGACCATGGAACCCAGCATCTTTAGTCTTCAGTCAGTCCACTTCAATGGTCACGGGTGCTATGATGGCTGGTCAGCCTTCAGGATTCAGTCAGCCCATTGTCTATACCACAAGCCCAACGGTTCCAGGTTGGAACCAACCTTCATCCTTTGCAGCCTCAACGTCCCCTCCAGCTCCTGTAGTGTGGGGCCCACCGGCATCTGTAGCACCTAATACTTGGTCAGCAACCAGCCCTCTGGGAAATCCTTTTCAGAGCAATGTTTTTCCAGCTCCTGCTGTGTCAGCCCAGCCCTCTCCCATGCTGTCCTCTCTCCTGGCCTCTCCACCCCAACCACCTCCCAGAACTGGCCCTCCAAAGGACATCTCCAGCGATGCCTTCGTTGCCTTGGACCCACTTGGGGACAAAGAAgtcaaagaagtgaaagaaatgtTTAAGGACCTCCAGCTGCGGCAGCCACCTACGGTGCCAGCCAGGAAGGGAGAACAGAATTCCTCTGGGACTTCAAGTGCCTTCTCCAGTTATTTCAACAACAAAGTTGGCATTCCTCAGGAGAATGCAGACCATGATGACTTTGACGCTAATCAGCTGTTGAGAAAGATCAATG AACTGCCAAAGCCAGCTCCCAGACAAGGTGCCCTGCCAGTTACCAAATCCGCTGACACTGCATTTGAGAACCCCTTCTCTAAAGATCCTTTCCGTTCATCACAAGCCTCT ATGGCTTCTCCTCAACCGACATCTTCCGATGTATATAGGGACCCGTTTGGAAATCCTTTTGCCTAA
- the DAB2 gene encoding disabled homolog 2 isoform X1, translating to MSNEVETSATNGQPDQQAAPKAPSKKEKKKGSEKTDEYLLARFKGDGVKYKAKLIGIDDVPDARGDKMSQDSMMKLKGMAAAGRSQGQHKQRIWVNISLSGIKIIDEKTGVIEHEHPVNKISFIARDVTDNRAFGYVCGGEGQHQFFAIKTGQQAEPLVVDLKDLFQVIYNVKKKEEEKKKMEEANKAVENGSEALMNLDDQPCKLKLGVDQMDLFGDMSTPPDLSSPTESKDILLVDLNSEIDTNQNSLRENLFLTNGITSCSLPRPKPQASFLPENAFSANLNFFPTPNPDPFRDDPFAQPDQSTPSSSDSLKSSDQKKENLSSSATPLSNGPLNGDVDYFGQQFDQISNRTGKQEAQAGPWPLSSPQTQPAVRTHNGVSEREQNGLHTKSSPNPFVGSPPQGLPVPNGVKQDLESSVQSSPHDSIAIIPPPQSTKPGRGRRTAKSPAKDLLASDIFAPPVSEPPGQTSTGQPATLQTNPLDLFKTSVSAPLGPLVGLGGVPVIPAQAGPWNPASLVFSQSTSMVTGAMMAGQPSGFSQPIVYTTSPTVPGWNQPSSFAASTSPPAPVVWGPPASVAPNTWSATSPLGNPFQSNVFPAPAVSAQPSPMLSSLLASPPQPPPRTGPPKDISSDAFVALDPLGDKEVKEVKEMFKDLQLRQPPTVPARKGEQNSSGTSSAFSSYFNNKVGIPQENADHDDFDANQLLRKINELPKPAPRQGALPVTKSADTAFENPFSKDPFRSSQASMASPQPTSSDVYRDPFGNPFA from the exons ATGTCTAACGAAGTAGAAACGAGTGCAACGAATGGTCAGCCTGACCAACAGGCTGCACCAAAGGCACcatcaaagaaggaaaagaagaaag gcTCAGAAAAGACGGATGAATATCTTTTGGCCAGATTCAAAGGTGATGGTGTGAAATACAAGGCCAAGCTCATCGGCATTGATGATGTGCCAGATGCAAGAGGGGATAAAATGAGCCAAGATTCTATGATGAAACTAAAG GGAATGGCAGCCGCTGGTCGGTCTCAGGGACAACATAAACAGAGGATCTGGGTCAacatttctctttctggaataaaaataattgatgagaaaactggg GTAATAGAGCATGAACACCCAGTAAATAAGATTTCTTTCATTGCCCGTGATGTGACAGACAACCGGGCATTTGGTTATGTGTGTGGAGGAGAAGGCCAGCACCAGTTTTTTGCCATAAAAACAGGGCAACAG gcAGAGCCATTAGTCGTTGACCTTAAAGACCTTTTCCAAGTTATCTATaatgtaaagaaaaaggaagaagaaaagaaaaag ATGGAAGAAGCCAACAAAGCAGTAGAG AATGGGAGTGAGGCCCTAATGAATCTTGATGACCAACCTTGCAAACTGAAACTG GGTGTTGACCAGATGGATTTGTTTGGGGACATGTCTACACCTCCCGACCTAAGTAGTCCAACA GAAAGCAAAGATATCCTGTTAGTGGATCTAAACTCTGAAATCGACACCAATCAGAATTCTTTACGAGAAAATCTATTCTTAACAAATGGCATCACCTCCTGCTCTCTTCCTCGACCAAAGCCTCAGGCGTCTTTCTTGCCTGAAAATGCCTTTTCTGCCAATCTCAACTTCTTTCCCACCCCTAATCCTGATCCTTTCCGTGACGATCCTTTTGCACAGCCAGACCAATCGACACCCTCTTCGTCCGATTCTCTCAAATCTTCAGATCAGAAGAAAGAGAATTTGAGTAGCTCGGCCACCCCTCTGAGTAATGGGCCCCTGAACGGGGATGTTGATTACTTTGGGCAGCAATTTGACCAGATCTCTAACCGGACTGGCAAACAGGAAGCGCAGGCAGGCCCGTGGCCCTTATCAAGTCCGCAAACACAGCCAGCAGTGAGAACTCACAATGGGGTGTCTGAAAGAGAACAGAACGGCCTCCATACCAAATCCTCCCCGAACCCTTTTGTGGGAAGCCCTCCCCAAGGACTGCCCGTCCCGAATGGCGTAAAGCAGGACTTGGAAAGCTCTGTCCAGTCCTCACCACATGACTCCATAGCCATTATCCCACCTCCACAAAGTACCAAaccaggaagaggcagaaggaCTGCTAAG TCTCCAGCAAAAGACTTACTTGCATCAGACATCTTTGCTCCTCCTGTCTCAGAACCTCCAGGCCAGACATCTACAGGACAACCTGCAACCCTACAGACCAACCCTCTGGATCTCTTCAAAACAAGTGTTTCTGCCCCATTGGGGCCCCTTGTGGGTCTAG GTGGTGTGCCAGTTATCCCTGCTCAGGCAGGACCATGGAACCCAGCATCTTTAGTCTTCAGTCAGTCCACTTCAATGGTCACGGGTGCTATGATGGCTGGTCAGCCTTCAGGATTCAGTCAGCCCATTGTCTATACCACAAGCCCAACGGTTCCAGGTTGGAACCAACCTTCATCCTTTGCAGCCTCAACGTCCCCTCCAGCTCCTGTAGTGTGGGGCCCACCGGCATCTGTAGCACCTAATACTTGGTCAGCAACCAGCCCTCTGGGAAATCCTTTTCAGAGCAATGTTTTTCCAGCTCCTGCTGTGTCAGCCCAGCCCTCTCCCATGCTGTCCTCTCTCCTGGCCTCTCCACCCCAACCACCTCCCAGAACTGGCCCTCCAAAGGACATCTCCAGCGATGCCTTCGTTGCCTTGGACCCACTTGGGGACAAAGAAgtcaaagaagtgaaagaaatgtTTAAGGACCTCCAGCTGCGGCAGCCACCTACGGTGCCAGCCAGGAAGGGAGAACAGAATTCCTCTGGGACTTCAAGTGCCTTCTCCAGTTATTTCAACAACAAAGTTGGCATTCCTCAGGAGAATGCAGACCATGATGACTTTGACGCTAATCAGCTGTTGAGAAAGATCAATG AACTGCCAAAGCCAGCTCCCAGACAAGGTGCCCTGCCAGTTACCAAATCCGCTGACACTGCATTTGAGAACCCCTTCTCTAAAGATCCTTTCCGTTCATCACAAGCCTCT ATGGCTTCTCCTCAACCGACATCTTCCGATGTATATAGGGACCCGTTTGGAAATCCTTTTGCCTAA